One segment of Primulina tabacum isolate GXHZ01 chromosome 14, ASM2559414v2, whole genome shotgun sequence DNA contains the following:
- the LOC142525078 gene encoding delta-1-pyrroline-5-carboxylate synthase, with amino-acid sequence MEAVDSTRSFVRDVKRVIVKVGTAVVTRVDGRLALGRLGALCEQIHELNSQGYEVILVTSGAVGVGRQRLRYRKLLNSSFADLQKPQVELDGKACAGVGQNGLMALYDTLFSQLDVTSAQLLVTDNDFRDPDFRKQLNETVKSLLSLKVVPIFNENDAVSTRKAPYEDSSGIFWDNDSLSALLAMELKADLLVLLSDVDGLYSGPPSDPHSELIHTYIKDRYEGVITFGDKSRVGRGGMTAKVKAAVYSAHAGIPVVITSGFAADSIISVLNGKRIGTLFHRDAHKWVPQGDIGAREMAVSARESSRRLQAMPSEERSKILLDVADALEASEKLILAENETDVSEAQQAGYEKALVSRLALKPGKISSLSNAIRVLANMEEPIGRVLKKTELSEGFILEKMSSPLGVLLIIFESRPDALVQIASLAIRSGNGLLLKGGKEARRTNTILHKIITSAIPKSVGGPLIGLVTSREEIPELLKLDDVIDLVIPRGSNKLVSQIKASTKIPVLGHADGICHVYVDKSANMDMAKQIVLDAKTDYPAACNAMETLLVHKELVETQGLNELIVELQIKGVAIFGGPRASSILNIPQARSLHHEYSSLACTVEIVDDVYAAIDHIHLHGSAHTDSIITEDTEVAEIFLRQVDSAAIFHNASTRFSDGFRFGLGAEVGISTSRIHARGPVGVEGLLTIRWIARGNGQVVNGDKGIVYTHKDLSLKS; translated from the exons ATGGAGGCTGTGGATTCGACTCGTTCGTTTGTAAGAGACGTTAAGCGTGTCATCGTGAAG GTTGGAACTGCTGTTGTCACACGAGTTGATGGAAGGTTAGCTCTTGGAAGATTAGGGGCACTCTGCGAGCAG ATTCATGAGCTGAATTCTCAGGGATATGAGGTTATTTTGGTGACATCCGGTGCTGTTGGTGTTGGTCGTCAACGGCTGAGATATAGGAAATTACTCAACAGCAG TTTTGCTGATCTGCAAAAACCACAAGTAGAGCTTGATGGGAAAGCTTGTGCAGGTGTTGGACAAAATGGCCTTATGGCTCTCTATGATACTTTGTTTAGTCAG TTGGATGTGACATCAGCACAACTTCTAGTTACTGATAACGATTTTAGAGATCCAGATTTTAGGAAGCAGCTGAATGAGACTGTGAAATCACTGCTCTCTCTGAAGGTTGTTCCAATATTCAATGAAAATGATGCAGTCAGTACCCGGAAGGCTCCTTATGAA GACTCTTCGGGAATATTTTGGGACAATGACAGTTTATCGGCATTATTAGCTATGGAGCTAAAAGCTGACCTCCTTGTATTGTTGAGTGATGTAGATGGTCTTTATAGTGGTCCTCCAAGTGATCCACATTCCGAATTAATTCACACTTACATTAAGGATAGGTATGAGGGAGTGATAACTTTTGGAGACAAGTCTCGGGTTGGAAGAGGGGGTATGACTGCCAAAGTAAAAGCTGCAGTTTATTCTGCTCATGCTGGCATTCCAGTTGTTATTACTAG TGGTTTTGCTGCTGACAGTATTATAAGTGTTCTAAATGGAAAGCGTATTGGCACGTTGTTTCATCGAGATGCTCATAAGTGGGTCCCTCAAGGAGATATTGGAGCACGTGAAATGGCAGTTTCAGCTAGGGAAAGTTCAAGACGACTGCAG GCTATGCCTTCAGAAGAAAGGAGTAAAATTTTGCTGGATGTAGCTGATGCGCTGGAAGCGAGTGAAAAGCTGATATTAGCTGAAAATGAAACTGATGTTTCTGAGGCACAGCAAGCTGGATATGAGAAGGCTTTGGTGTCCAGGCTGGCTTTGAAGCCTGGTAAG ATTTCAAGTCTTTCAAATGCTATTCGCGTGCTTGCAAACATGGAGGAGCCGATCGGACGAGTTTTGAAGAAAACAGAG CTTTCAGAAGGATTTATATTGGAGAAGATGTCTTCCCCATTGGGTGTTCTCTTGATCATTTTCGAGTCTCGACCTGATGCACTGGTTCAG ATAGCTTCATTAGCAATTCGGAGTGGGAATGGCCTGCTTTTAAAAGGTGGAAAAGAAGCGAGACGAACAAATACAATCCTGCATAAG ATTATTACTTCCGCCATCCCAAAAAGTGTTGGAGGACCGCTTATTGGACTTGTAACTTCCAGAGAAGAGATCCCTGAATTGCTTAAG CTGGATGATGTAATTGATCTGGTTATTCCGAGAGGCAGCAATAAACTTGTTTCTCAAATTAAGGCTTCAACCAAGATTCCTGTTCTCGGTCATGCTG ATGGAATATGTCATGTTTATGTAGATAAATCAGCTAATATGGATATGGCAAAGCAGATCGTTTTAGATGCAAAAACAGATTATCCTGCTGCCTGTAATGCAATG GAAACACTGCTTGTTCATAAGGAGTTGGTAGAGACTCAGGGTCTAAATGAACTTATTGTGGAACTTCAAATCAAAG GTGTCGCAATATTTGGTGGACCTCGAGCAAGCTCTATACTAAATATTCCACAGGCTCGTTCATTGCACCATGAATATAGTTCACTCGCATGCACTGTTGAAATTGTGGATGATGTGTATGCTGCCATTGATCATATTCATCTTCATGGAAG TGCGCATACAGACAGCATTATAACTGAAGATACCGAAGTTGCAGAAATCTTTTTACGTCAAGTTGACAG TGCTGCCATATTTCACAATGCAAGCACGAGATTTTCTGACGGCTTCCGATTTGGACTAGGCGCAGAG GTTGGCATTAGTACTAGTCGCATCCATGCTCGAGGTCCTGTGGGTGTTGAAGGATTGCTTACAATAAGATG
- the LOC142524968 gene encoding receptor-like protein EIX1, translating into MEGLVYLNLSRNHLRGGINSTIQQMEALECLDLSGNQLSGEIPASLGALPFLEILDLSNNNFSGEIPSGIQLQGFNASTYAGNIGLCGSPLPTCPGNEPPPSGHHGKLDDGDGDGDAFSNQSLIQEFYITIVLGFIVGFWGVIGTLLVKKSWRFAYFNFFDRIHDYVCLKAALYWRRLRILCCGIRGYLTTKLKRIEMDDRKCNTKSLSMFLVLVSIYTLKGGNGEGIRCIEKEKHALLKLKQEIIDPDNDLSSWGSEENKSECCSWRGVSCRDMHGHVIGLEFFNDGMVIQNVDWLSNLSSLFHLEFWGSSFTQSLETIMFRNLLMIPSLKKLSLMSCDFPNDTSSVDVYTNSTFSSLSFLDLNGVSSLTSLAFHWLFNVSTSLVSIDLSDNKLDCPIPDAFGHKLVFLEYLDLSGNRFDGGIPNSLLNLRSLKSLDLSHNRITGSLPESVGELSKLEFLDVSFNLLEGQISESHLSKLQNLEILDLSHNSLGPRFPTWVHTLSNVSHLDLSCANISDELPESFWDYLPRLAFLNLSHNHISGKLPDLSSKVFVRPSLDLSFNELSGLIPLFHHDTTRLYLSDNKFSGTISSLCKSNYDALFLLDLSNNRLSGQLPNCWENMSLTILDLSNNSFSGKIPNSLGRGLVALFLGNNNFSGELPFGLNNNKFLLILDVGGNKLTGKIPTWIGTDYARLAYLNIRGNNFFGSIPPEICHLTQIRILDLSRNNLSGTTPLHCFENFTNLIQKNSSLTDGVRDMIDSPPLLYKEMAKIVVQLKGREYEFSTTLYLLKLIDLSSNKIEGDIPTDVFRMKGLLSLNLSRNHLRGHIDPAVHQMESLESLDLSRNKLSGEIPMGLGDLPFLDFLDLSNNNFSGKIPPGTQLQGFSASAYAGNIGLCGPPLPRCPEDGPNPPLGDHGKQDKGDASGDAFPNQSFLKEFYITIVLGFIVGFWGVVGTLLLRKSWRYAYFNFFDSLCRKAVRRSR; encoded by the exons ATGGAGGGATTAGTCTATTTGAATTTGTCAAGAAACCATTTAAGAGGCGGTATAAATTCAACAATTCAACAAATGGAAGCCTTGGAATGTCTTGATCTCTCTGGAAACCAACTCTCCGGCGAGATTCCTGCCAGCCTTGGGGCTTTACCTTTCCTGGAAATTCTGGACTTGTCAAACAACAATTTTTCAGGTGAAATACCATCCGGCATCCAACTTCAGGGCTTCAACGCATCAACATATGCAGGAAATATTGGACTATGCGGATCCCCTCTCCCAACTTGCCCCGGCAATGAGCCCCCTCCATCCGGTCATCATGGAAAACTTGACGATGGCGATGGCGATGGCGATGCCTTCAGTAACCAATCTCTTATACAGGAGTTTTACATAACCATAGTCTTGGGTTTCATTGTTGGATTCTGGGGTGTTATTGGTACTTTGCTAGTCAAAAAATCGTGGAGATTtgcatattttaatttctttgaCCGGATCCATGATTATGTGTGCTTGAAAGCAGCTCTATACTGGAGAAGATTGAG AATTCTTTGTTGCGGCATTAGAGGTTATTTAACAACCAAACTGAAGAGAATAGAAATGGATGATAGAAAATGTAATACTAAATCATTGTCTATGtttcttgttcttgtttctATATACACTTTGAAAGGCGGAAATGGAGAAGGGATCAGGTGTATAGAGAAAGAGAAACATGCTCTGCTCAAACTCAAGCAAGAAATCATTGATCCAGATAATGATCTTTCGTCATGGGGAAGTGAAGAAAACAAAAGTGAATGTTGCAGTTGGAGAGGGGTTAGTTGTAGAGACATGCATGGCCATGTGATTGGTCTCGAGTTTTTTAATGACGGGATGGTGATCCAGAACGTCGATTGGCTATCTAATCTTTCTTCTTTGTTTCATCTTGAGTTTTGGGGTTCAAGTTTTACTCAAAGCTTGGAAACCATTATGTTCCGAAACTTATTGATGATCCCTTCTCTGAAGAAACTGTCTTTGATGAGTTGTGATTTCCCCAACGATACATCTTCTGTAGATGTATATACCAATTCTACTTTTTCATCTCTTTCTTTTCTTGATCTAAATGGAGTAAGTAGTCTCACCTCGTTGGCCTTCCATTGGTTATTTAACGTTAGCACAAGTTTGGTTAGCATTGATCTATCTGATAATAAATTAGATTGTCCCATTCCTGATGCATTTGGTCATAAACTTGTTTTTCTTGAGTATCTTGATCTATCAGGCAATAGATTTGACGGTGGAATTCCAAATTCACTGCTGAATCTAAGAAGTTTGAAAAGTTTAGATCTATCGCACAATCGAATCACAGGTTCACTGCCTGAAAGTGTTGGGGAACTTTCAAAACTTGAATTTTTGGATGTTTCTTTTAATTTACTAGAAGGCCAAATTTCTGAGTCTCACCTCTCCAAACTCCAAAACTTAGAAATATTGGATTTGTCTCACAATTCATTAGGACCTCGTTTCCCAACATGGGTTCACACTCTAAGTAATGTTTCTCACCTTGATCTCTCTTGTGCCAATATTTCAGATGAATTACCTGAAAGTTTTTGGGATTATCTTCCAAGATTAGCATTCTTAAATCTCTCTCATAATCATATTAGTGGCAAACTTCCTGATTTGTCATCAAAAGTATTTGTTCGTCCTTCTCTAGATTTAAGTTTTAATGAACTTTCAGGTCTCATACCATTATTTCACCACGATACCACGCGTCTGTATCTGTCTGACAATAAATTTTCTGGAACAATTTCATCCTTGTGCAAATCCAACTATGATGCGTTGTTCTTACTCGATCTCTCGAACAACCGGTTGTCCGGGCAACTTCCTAATTGTTGGGAGAACATGTCTTTGACCATTCTCGACTTGTCCAACAATAGTTTTTCTGGAAAAATCCCAAATTCTTTGGGTAGAGGATTAGTTGCTCTATTCTTGGGCAATAATAACTTCTCTGGTGAATTGCCCTTTGGtttgaataataataaattcttATTAATTCTTGATGTTGGAGGAAACAAGTTAACAGGAAAGATCCCGACATGGATAGGAACAGATTATGCAAGATTGGCGTATCTGAATATTCGAGGCAATAATTTTTTTGGAAGTATCCCTCCAGAAATATGTCATCTTACACAAATTCGAATTTTAGATCTCTCCAGGAACAATCTATCAGGAACAACCCCCCTCCATTGCTTCGAAAATTTCACTAATTTGATTCAAAAAAATAGCAGCCTGACGGATGGTGTGCGTGATATGATTGATTCCCCTCCACTATTATACAAAGAAATGGCCAAAATAGTTGTTCAATTGAAAGGGCGTGAGTATGAGTTCAGTACAACACTATATCTTCTTAAACTCATAGATCTCTCTAGCAACAAAATAGAGGGAGATATTCCAACAGATGTTTTCCGGATGAAGGGGTTGCTTTCTTTGAATTTGTCGAGAAACCATTTGAGAGGACACATAGATCCAGCAGTTCATCAGATGGAATCCTTGGAATCTCTTGATCTGTCAAGAAACAAACTTTCGGGAGAGATTCCTATGGGCCTTGGGGATTTACCTTTCCTGGACTTTCTCGACTTGTCGAACAACAATTTTTCGGGTAAAATTCCACCCGGCACACAGCTTCAGGGCTTTTCAGCATCAGCATATGCTGGAAACATCGGGCTATGCGGCCCCCCTCTGCCAAGGTGCCCCGAGGATGGCCCCAACCCTCCATTGGGTGATCATGGAAAACAAGACAAAGGCGATGCGAGTGGTGATGCCTTCCCGAACCAATCTTTTTTAAAGGAATTTTACATAACGATAGTGTTGGGTTTCATTGTTGGATTCTGGGGAGTTGTTGGTACTTTGCTACTCAGGAAATCTTGGAGATATGCCTATTTCAATTTCTTTGATAGCCTGTGTCGGAAAGCGGTGAGAAGATCTAGATAA